Part of the Vigna unguiculata cultivar IT97K-499-35 chromosome 3, ASM411807v1, whole genome shotgun sequence genome, TAATGGTGGTTGCTGTGATGGTTTTGGAAAGGTTGTGCAAAACATTTTGTGAACTTCCAAAATGAAATTTGCTTGAAGTAACATTGccaatatttacttttatagaACTAATGCAAATTATCAAGAACCCAAATGCGATACTAATGCCAACTCAGCTACTCCTGGCGTTATGCTTGCTAATGATTCTTCACAAGGTGCCACCAACTCTACATGGATCCCTAACTCATGTGCCTTTTTCCATGTTACCGGTGAGCCTCAAAATTTACATCAATTAAGTCAATTTGATGGCCCAGGCCACATTTTCATTGCAAATGGTCAAGGTTTGCATATTAATGGCTTTGTTTATCCTCTCTTCTGTCTCccattaactcaaatatttccATTAAACTAAACAATTCACTTCATGTCCCTTCCACCCAGGGCTATCAAAATGGGCCTAACCCAAGTAAAGTAACCCACAAATAAAGCAAGGTTAGGCTTCAAAAAAGGTGGCCTAAACAGACAAAAGCATTTTTAGTCTAGCTCGTTTGGCCTAATAGCCCATACAAGCCAAGATCGGGTCAGCCCACTAATCGATTGGCCcatgttataataattttacttttattttatgttgctTGCTGTAGGCCTGTACCATGTTCCTTTTAGGAAAAGAAAACCCTAAACTAATCTTTTTCATCTTCCTCACATTGCAAGAGCATACCACACCTCCTCTTTCTTCTTCCCCACTGATGGCAAATCACTAGCCAAGGGTACAATCGCAAGGAGCATGGCCaaacaaattcaagaaaagtTAGCATCATCTATGCAAGGTGAAGCTAAACTCTTATTCACTTGAGCCATCATGAAACATTTCTAGACCTTGTATTAAGGGTCATGTAGTGTAGGATTTCTTTTAGGCCTTGTATTAAGGGCCGAGTAGTGTAAGGTTTTTGAACAATATTGCTAAAGTTGTAGGGCAATGTTTGCGCCTAGCTTAAGTTAATCTTGGGTGATTAGTTTTGTAACCTAACTTGGTGAAGGGCATCCCACACACATGATGCCACATGGCAAGCCCTTAGTGGAGAGTTTTCTTACAAAGGTAGTGGCCATGTATCATTTTCTTAGTGGAGAAACTTTTACTAAAATGGCTTTCCACATGGCACTCTAGGAGTGGAAAGTTTTCTAAAAGTTAGCGTGTCAGATGTCATGCTCTCCTTTTCCAAGACGGGATTTTTAGGGTTTGGTGCAAAGTAGcatttttagggttttgggtcTACTTTGGAGACACCTTCTCCTATAGAGGTATCTCCCCCCATGTATTTTCACTTTGAGATGTATATGTTATGCTGCAAAAATTATTTTGTGCCATAAACTTGTCTCTTAGTCATTGCTAGAGCATCCCAAGAGATCCCTCTAGCCACCTTTCTCTATAGTTAGCCTAAGTTAACCTCTCTAAGACCACCATCAACCACCTTCATCCCACCACCAAAACCTCCAAACCGAGACACATTTCCACCCATTACTCCATTGCTTCCACGAGCCATTCTTCACCATAGCCACCATCTTCATGCTTTGGCCCAACATAGCTTGAGGGGAAGGCTATCATTACTCCTTCCTCACAGCATAGCACCCAGTCCTGTCCTCCTCTTCCATTTCTTCGCATTCTTTTCCTGATCATCACACCCTTCTAGCCATAGCACCCTCCTCACCATCTTCAAGCCAAGTACCCCAACTCCATGCGTGATATTTTTGGACTATAAGTTGAGTTTGTATATATGTAACTGTTTTGTTGTTTGATGTCTTTCTTGGTTGTTTGGCTTTGAGTTCAACTATTGAAAGTAAACATGTTTATATTCCCACAGCACTCATTGCACATCACTGAGAACTTTGCTATGTCATCAGATGTCAATAGTCACCCTAAAAATCACTAAATGATGCAAGCCACAAACCAATAGCCAGACAGAAAAATAAgagttaaaataaaagtaaccaATTATATGATAGAAAACCTCAAATGAATAAGGTCTATAGTAAGAGGAGTTTGTTGAACATCAGGGAATCAATGCCTTAAAGGCATTACTCAATGTAATAAAACATTGACCACAGTTAGTTACCACTAGAGGGACAGTTGTTATAAAAAGGAGTGAGGGAAACCAATAGAGGTGGGGATATCAAGTATTTTTGGAATTCATTGGAGGAGAGAGTTTCAGGTCCTTGAGGTATATACTTCATCCATGTCTGTTCATTCTACATTATACAAGAATCAGATTGATATTACAAGGATTGCAGGACTTAGGGTTCCAATCAATAAattcagattttttttcttacagtTTGTCTGGTCCAGTTCTATCTGAGTTTTCTTGGTAAATAGTGATAAGCAGACCAACAAACAGAAATGGTTATTCTACAATTCTTCTTCAGCAACAGCGTTCAAAAGATGACTTGAACACAAGAAAATGAAACACTGGTCATTTTTTGGTCCTAATGTCTTAGTTGAGTTCCTATAGAATTTTATTGGAGTATTCACAAGATGAGACAGGCATGCATCAGTAGAAGGCATACAACATGAGATGACACAAATACAAAGAAAGTACATGTGTTTATATCACCATATCAAAAGCCAAAACAGAAAGAATACATGAAAAGAAGATTACCTACTACACCTATAAAACATAATCAGGGCAGCAGCTTCTAGGGAAAGTGCAGTCCATGCCCAAAGTCCAACAGAAGCAGTAATCTTTCCAAGGTTAGGAGCTGGCATTAATGGAAAAGATTCATTGAAGTTGAGTCGTCACAAAAAGCTCAAGTAACAATTAATGAGTGCATATGTGTGGCTGTGCGGTATTGCAAATTGATGTACAAGTTTTGAGTACCAGCGATAACTGAGTTGATGAAGAGGATCAGggacaagatcataataaacaaTAAGATGGGAGCATAACCAATATCTGTCACCACCCCACGGCAAACTTTCCCTTTCCAGTTGTTGCTATGAGCCTGTTGTTGATTTGACTGCAAAAGTATAACATTAATCAGTTATGAAGCCAATAAGAGTATAACTGCATAAACAAAGTGCAACAAGTCACTGGTGCGGGTTCACTTTTCAGAAGTAAAATTTGATGTTTAAGGTAACAGCATTGttgctctcaaattaatttgtcaatttaaaagatataaaatatactCCCATCGTTCACAAAACTAACTTCAGATGAATAAAGAAATTCGAGTGTCACTATCAAGGTTATCAAACTCGAGAGTCTATATAGACTCGTGAAAGGTATGTAAACTCAACTCATAAACCTGACTTGTAGACTCATAAGAGTCTATTTCATGCGTAAGTTCAATAaagacaaataattatttttataccagTTCCGCATTTATGAATTTGTACCTTATCACTTCCAGATTTTGCTTTCTGGAACGAACtaaatcaattttgaaaatatttttgtcgGAAGACTTGAtggggtgtaggaagaaaatTGATTGGCTGGAAGAAAAAAAACCGAAAAACAAAAccctaaacaaaataaaagccCAAAAGAGTACCCTAACTAAATTAAACCCTGAAAATCATTCTGAAAAGTAAAACCCCAAATTGAGAACCATCTTCAAACAAAGGCTAAACCGAAGAAGGAAGAGGCACCAAGCATGAGCCTGAACACCATGATGAGGCAACCACAAAGCAAGGCGACGACAAGCTGACTCAAGGTGAGATGACACTATGCAATAGCGAGGATTGAATGTAAGGTGTGAATGTGAGACCAGTGAGGGCAAAACGGAATGGTGAGCCAAGGTGACAAGAGAGGAGAGGCATGGCGTCAGTGACCAGATCTGAAAGGCGAAGGTTATGGTATGAAACACGAAACCTAAATCATGCATAGACGGAAGGACCCAGGTCGTTGAGGCCTTTTCTTCCGCACCCCGTTCACTCAACCTCTGACTCATGAGTTAGTATCAAGTCCACCGAGTTTGTACGAGTCAGGTCCGAGTTCACTAATCCACACACCAAGTTCACTCGTGAGCCACCATTGGACTCGTAAACTCGAATGGTTTTACGGGTTAACCCTAGAGTTTGATAACCATGGCCACTATGGTTATATACTCTCTCAGTCAAGTGTATACAAAAGTATTGAGTAAGACTGTTTTACATCCTGACTGAAAAGGGACCATAGAACTTACAACCAAagaaaaaggaacaaaaaaatagaagtcaACAAAATTGAGAATGCAGAGATAAGGGTTCAAAACTTCAAAGGTGGAAACAAATGAGAGATAAATGTTGTCACATGAAGACAAAAGAGTTTTGAAGCTTAAAGGAAAACCAAATTGGGTTTTGCTCCTCTTGGGTCAACTCGCAAAGTTATGGGTCAGCAACTCAGAAAGGGGCAACAAAAACACTTTTTCTAAACCAGGTTGCAAAACTCCAACTTGGAACTTACGTCCCAAATTAGCTGGAGAGGGCCAATCCCACATGTTTTCAGTTTTCTGGATGGTCCCAATCTGATCCTACTAGGAAGCAATGTTGTTAACTTAAGATACAatagggatggggatggggatgaaaacATGTAACCAAGATGGTAAGAGCTTACgttaattatattcatatataacatatatacatAAAGAAACAACATATGTAAAAACAATAACCTCTTCTATattacaacattaaaaaaacttaaatttaaaattcatattcatatagTAAAATGAGATTAGAGTCTATCCTAGATTCATCATTGAATCCTCCATATTTGTACATGCTCTAGATGTCTATTCCTACACATGCAGGGGTATTGTCATTAGGTAACCCACATTTGTCCATGCTCTGGATGTCCAGTCTCAAGCATGGGGTGTCGAGATCCCAAAATCTACATCGACTAAAATATAGCCTATTAGTCCTTCATATGCTAGGATGTCCTCGGCTTACCAGCCTTGTAGAATTAATCCTAAGCCCAAATTCTAAGAATAAGTCCTCTCAAACACTTATGCTAGCACTTCATTAAAAGATAAATccaaataaattacaaataaactCTAACAAAGACACCTAAATATTAAAACCACCTAATATATCTAATAATTAGGTGAgcttttaacaaaaaaaaatgtctcaacaaTACTTAGTTGGAAAGTAATTCAATATTACCATAAATATTAGAGATTACTATTCAAGTTTAAACAATTATCACATTCTTTGTACATTAAACTATTCAAAACTTTGGATGTACCTTCATGTAAAATAACCTCTTCTTTTTGCCCTTGATTGCTTTTCAATGTTTTAGAAAACACAATAGAAAATATTCCGAACAATTAATGGTGTCACTTGAGTttagaaaaacataaaacaggTTTGTTAATTAACTACAAAAAACTATTCCAGTATTTTGACACAGCAGCTTAAGATTTTGGAACAGTTGGCAAATGAAATGGTATTGAAGTCATCATGAGCGTGTTATCTAGTTTTCCcctcataatttttaaaataaaactgttAATTTCAGCACTTTCCAGCACctagaaaaactaaatttgaaaaagcTTATTAATTACTACAAGTCCCGTCAAGAATGTTCTTAACATATTACACAACCAACAGCCTCATTAATATAATGTTACGTACAAGGAAAGGAGCGACATGTCGATGACCTTTATCATATGCAAGTTGTACAGGCGTGTGTCCAGCATTGTCCTTCACCATCAATTCTTCCTTTGTGCCTGCATGTACAAGCACAGCGCATGCCTCTGAATGTCCTCTTAATGCAGCCCAGTGCAATGGTGTACAGCCTAAAACCAGTTTTATTGAGTATCATCATGTAAAAGACAAAACATCAACGCAACTATAACAAAATGGAAAAAACCAACCTGTTTCAAAAGTATTACCAAAAagatttaatctattttaataatgaaaaataacagTCAACTTCTATGACTATTTCAAATGTCAAACATAGTCTAAGATATcaacataaaaactaaaatatgtaTCCCAAACAAAGTCTTGAAACTATAGGCAGGTCTCAAGCCTCTTAGATTTCAAATAGACTAGTCCAGCATCCAAACCCATTGAAACAGTAACATCAAGAACGTGAAATAAATCATTGTGTACATTGAATGCATAGtaacacataataataataattaaagtttttttcaaTCTAATATAGTATTATTCATGCAAACTTGTCTAGTACTCATTACCAAAAACATAATCACATATAACATGCAATGCCAACCTAAGTGATGGCTAATCACAGCATACAGCATATGATAGAATGACAATGACTTCAACTATGTTTATGCTTATGAGAGTCTATGTTGAACTGCTTTTTAGCATATTTAAAACTAGAGAGACAAGATACCTCATGGTATAAGTAATACATAATTGGAgaacttataaaaaatttataggaAATTAAGCGCTGACTAGCCATACCATCTTTATCTTGTCTTCCTTGGCATGCATCTCTAAATAGAAGCAATCTTATTGTGTCAGCAAATCCCTGATATGCAGCCCTGGACATGAGAATTAAGAAGTAAAAATAAACGAAGGAAAAAACTCAACATCTTCGATGGATTTGCTGAATATGAAAccataataattagaaacaaaatcaaatcatttagGGTGAGCTTCAACAAATTTGACACAACACTTTACATACCTAAAGTACTTCAAAACTCTTCGAAGTGCAAGGAAACATTTCATTGGTCAAAATACtccataaaaataattagtttacaGGAAAATATACAGTTTAGCCCAAAGCAAAATCTGCATTATGTTGACTTTAACCAATTTTATGAGTGCATTAAAAGCAAAAGAAAGATGCAAATTTTGGACCATGACATTGACAACCAAGTCATTGTCAAAATACGGTTTCTTCATCGTACATAGCAATCAAAAAGCTTCAAGGCATACCAGTGAAGAGGACTCCTTCCATCATTATCAGGCACATCAAAATCGGCATGGTACTTCGCTACAATGTGATTTAAGAAAGCTGTCTGACCATATTGTGCAGCAACATGAACTGCCTGCAGAAAccatttaattatgaaaatagtgCAACAGTAGAAACATTTAAACAGGTAGTAGGCAGAATAAGTCCAGGGTTTTCCTTATACAGGAAGAGGTGCCAATCAATCTCACACGGTAACCCATTTGCTTACCTATTATGTACCCAACTACCAATAGAGTTTATGGAAACCAATTATTAGacgataattaaaatatagatagCTTTTAGTAATCattacaagtattttttaataattgattttaatctTATTGGCAAAATATAAGTCACAGTTTCATAGACTAAACTcgtctttcatttttttacctaACATATATTGTTTAATAACCAAAACACCAAagcttatgttttaaaaaaatgtataacttCAATCAATTAATTGGGTGAAATGCTGTTACTTAGAAATTcgaatatgaaataataaagtaTGAAATTCTTTATACAGTTGCTATTCAGCCCTTTAGATTTGGATATggaaatgtaaaaaattaaaatacacagACCGTGAgttgaaaaaaagtaaataattcaAACTAGGACATGAATTTGGAtgcaataatttaaaatgttaaaataccCAATCCATGCCTCCAAATTACAGAAAACAAGTAAATTCTGCTGAAACTACTCATTTATAAAATAGTGACAAGTATGCAAGAGTACACCACCAAGGGAAAACAATACCCGGTATCCATTTAAGTCAGCAGCTTCAATCCGAGCACCATTCTCCATAAGTACATCAGCAGCTGCAATTGAACCACGAACTGCAGCCCAATGCAATGCTGTTTGTTGCATGTTGTCTTTAGCATTCACATCCGCTCCATGCTTCACAACAAGTAGAGTTCAAATTAGAGCACGCTCAACTGAAATCACTTCATAAACTAGCTTCACTGAGTGttctgaaaaatattaatttcttgaACGACACATAACCactcaaagaagaaaaatcgaAACTTGCTCCATACGAAGCCGAGACCAACTTaaattcaaaaagtaaaaaggaaACGCCCAATTTtccattcaaataaaataagggGAACAATATCGAATGTACCTGAATGAGATAGTGCGCAATGTCATGAAAGTTGTTAAGCGAGGCCCATTGAATAGCGTAATAGCCACCAACATCAGGAACCGATACGGAGGCACCGTGTTGTTCGACGAAGGTTCTGAGTTTGTTGAAGTCGCCGTGAGTAGAGGCGGTGAAGACGTCGAGGATAAGAGGCTGGTCGTTGGGTTTGGAGaccgatgatgatgatgataccACCTCGATCTCCGAGGAAGCCATGGATGAAGGAAATTGACTGTTAGGGTTGGAAAAGGTGAAGAATAAATGGGTAATAGGTTGTAATTGAGAAAGAGAGAACGAAATCAATTCGTGTTCCTCCCTCCCTCTCTTCgtcttttctttcaatttcctGATTCTTCAACAGTAACAATGTCTCTTTatcgtttatttttatttttaaaattaaaaacctatataatattttgtaagtttttttcttatgtGGTTAATGGTTGTCATGTAGGTTTTCATGTGATTACAGCTATACTTCTTTATAACTTCAATCAATTAATTAGGTTTTCATGTGATTACAGTTATACAATTATACAGAGTATAATTCTTTATACACTCCCTGGCCAACAATATTAAAAGTCATATCTTTTTAACTCCTTAACATGTATCCTATAAAAAGCAAAGATCCtcttttttaaagatttatttaggATTCCAGTTTGCGTTTACAATTATATAGGGTGGTTTAGTGATTTTGATGTGTCCAACAGCTcccaatattttaatttattttttgctttttttgtttgtttgaatttgattttgtaTTGATCCATGTAGGGTTTGGTTGGACTTAATTTAATTCGGTAAAGTTGGAACTTACGAACAAACTTATGTgggatttgttttttttttatctttaagcTTTGATTTTTGGTACAAACACTTGGTTGTTATTTGGATTCACCTTCCTAAGGTATTGAGAGTGTTGTTCTCTTCGGGTGTTATTTGGAGAAGGGATTGATGGGTTTAGTTATTTGGAGAAATGGAAGTATATCAAGCATTTGgaatgaaatttcaaaaatacaatattaaaattgaaaaattatacaatAGCATATAACAAAAATCAAGTAAGGtgatgaaagaaaataataataacatatctagttaataaaaaaattaaatgacaaaacttttaattaaaaaaatgtaaaatattttcaatagtGAATATaccacaaaaatttaataattatcattttaatacttaatttCAACACAATTATCATTTTGtccttatgtttttttttttcatttttctttacttgtcctttgtgtatatatttttatttttaccttttccATCATGCATACCATGCATCTACGCCATGCAGAGATACACGATCAAATTCCAAAAAACATAATTTCTCTGCTTCATGCATTGGTCGTGGTAGAAGTGGgtgtttttaacttttgaatgCTTTATTTAAACTCGTTGAGAGggttttaaatttgaaatgttttatttaaattcgttGAGTGTGATTGATGGTGGTCTATTTATATTGAGATGGGATGTGATTCCTGGTGGATTGAGTGTTTATTATTAGGCCAAAAGTTATATCTATTAATTAGGACACAATTCGTTTTATTTAAGAACGTAACAGTCCAAGCGCCATGATTCGTGACTCAACCCTCTTGGCCTCTGTCATGGGACAATTGATGTCATCTGCAACAATTTCGCCCTCAACAATTGTCCATTCGAAATTGAACTTGTAACATTGGCTCTAATATCAATTGTTGGTTACCAAACCAATAAGTTTTGAGGAAAGGATATTCATATAGTGAAAGTGCTTTAGGACGAAGAAACCAAAAAGCAACTTTGGAGTTGGAGGAAACATGAGGAAAACCTATCCATACATCTTTGCTGataagtgtaattttttagGACGAAAATTTTTGGGTTGGGAAGAATGCAAGacttggaaaaaataaataaaatttcatgaagaCCCAAATTGAAGTATCAGTGCTTCATAGATGAAGAGTGTTGGGCGTGTTTAGGAATTAAGATAAAAAGTGAAATGTATCATAGTTGGTTAGAGCCTTATTGAGTGTTGGAGGTCGTGCATTTGATTCTTACGTCGTGCATTTGATGTGTTTTGCAAATTGATGCATATGCAAACACATGACCTCCAACTCATAACAAATGCACAAAGTAGGAATCAAACACATGACCTTCAACtaaagatgtcaaaatgggtaaccCGATCCGACCTagctcgacccaccacgggtttattacttagtgagtcaatccaacccgactcacttattagcgagccaaaaaaaatcGAACCCGGCCCGACTCACCACGAGTTGGTGaattaaacgggttggctcataacctcacttaaataaaaaatacatttattttttttcagtcaaaactaaattataattaaaatcaaaatataaataaactttaatacaattcaaatacaaaccaaaataataaaaatacaaattatttatgtgttggctaaaaaaaaaacctaacgtgacccaaatgcaaagtccaacttaacaaaaaacactTCTGTGATCCTTTATTTGCGAGTTGGTGAGGAAAtatggctcaccacgggttctaGGTGGGTCGGGTCAAATATTaacccgtattaaaatttataaaaaaattttaacccaACTCGGCCTGAACCCGTGGTGGGCTAAGTTGGCTCACAAgtttcaacccattttgacgATTCTACCTTCAACCTAAAACAAGACTTTAACCCACTGTACTACATTTCATTTCTTATGTTgattcatatttattaatttaaaaggtATTATGCACACCCGACATTCttcatgaaatttatttatgcCCGACGCTCTTcgtgaattttttttcctaggTGTTACATTCTTCCCAACCTAAAAATTTTCATCCTCGAAAATTGCATTTACCAAGAAAGATATATGGATAGGTCTTTCTCATGTTGTCTTCCAACTCCCAAGTTGCTTCTTAAGTTCCTTTGTCCCAAAGCACCTTCGTTGTATGAATATCCTTTTCTCGAAGCTTTTTGGTTTGGTAATCCAACATTCACACTGGCTTAGAATCTAAAGATAAATCTTCCCTTATATGAATATCATCCGCTTCAAGCACATGCATGGGATCTGGGATATACATCCTAAACTGCGATACatgaaaaatattgtgaaaatttGTCAACTATGGTGGTAATGCAAATTCATATGCTACTAGACCAATCCTTCTGATGATTTGATACGGTCTAAGAAACTTCGGAGACAACTTATTTGATTTGATGACCTTCCTAACTCAAATTGTTGGTATTACATGTAGGGATACATGTCACCCACATCAAACTCAAGCGATATTCTTCTTCGAtcaacatattatattaattgtgAGTACACATGACAATCCAATATGTTTCACAATGAACAAacttaaatttagtttttaataactttatcaTCACctactttatatttattgtaatattttgtttttttagtatAGCATATAAAAAGTGTTATCATCAATTTTGAAGGTggataatttcatttaaattatttttattaatatataatttttttaacaaaattaatcccatttaatttaaattaattttagcagCCACATCtcagttttaaataatttcataatgtcaatttattgtttaattttatttaaactaattctcaaaattctttttcatcttaatttctaaaaatcatattttaatttaaaatatatttatgaatattatttttttcaatttaaataatcactCACATtccattataatataatttatactatttataatttaatttaaattacttgTATACAAATGTAAAAtgataatcttatattttatcaattaaatcatttttttaatcacatCCATCACATCACCtactaattttcataatttattttctcatttttcacaaattttatcttaatcCAAACATCTAAACTTTCactactttttttcttcaaatctatTGGAATTCAATctccaaaacaaataaaatcttGAGTACACCTCTCTAGGCgaattttggaagaattttcTTCTTAAGTTCCAGTGATTCACTCGTTGGAAGAGTCATCCAGTCCTTGGATGAGTGGACATTTGTGCACTTTTCGTCTAGCGAGAGGATGATTTTGTTGAGCGAATGTATCATACTCTACTAGTTattctatgttaaattttaatgtcTTATGGATAATGTGAATGTATTACTTGTGAGATGGTTGGTGTATGAGAGTAAATTGAGAATGGTGGATACTACTCAAGAAGGATTAGTTATGATTTGTAGTGGTGTATGCATTAATGTAGAGATTTAGTTGGAAGTTATCATAATACTCTAATAACCATTAAATTCTCAAGTAAAGAAGGATGGGGTATCTAGTGAAaagtaggaggtcctagtctaagGACTCTCTACCTTGCTCAagtggtagggtgaaatccACAAGCTATGGCTCTACAGAACAGTagaatccaccacaagtgcacaaCTTGTTAGGATTCGATATTAATGCATGAATCCAGGTAAATGAATCATGTTTGGGTCTTTGTATGGAATAGGATGATAATGATTCATGATTGATTATGTATGATTAAAAAGTTATATCCTTTAAATGATTAATCATTTGTGTACATTAGTTTATCCTTTtctatgtttttattttgttttgtattcttatttgcaatgatcacctgattagtgacaaaaaaaagaaagttgtgACTGAATCTGTTCAAAAAGATGATGATGTGATTGTCCAACTGATGTTTGAAATTCTAGTGTACAtactttctttttgtattttctttttatttttggataactgtaatataataattacatattaataCTTCAATGTTTATGATTatccatataaatatttttgtttaataattatattattaaataatattaaatgaaatgttacataaatctttaaattatagttaatcacgaaaatagttaaaattaaaaacaaatagtaTTAAATGTAAATGTTacataaatctttaaaattataGTTAGTCATGAAAATAGTTAAGATAGAAACCAAATCCAATTTTTcgaagaatttaaaatatgtttaatttataaaaaaccaaaaactcgaaaatttaaacatgtaataattaaaaattacaaatttcgaGGTTCTTTTTTCGAAAAGCCAAGATATGGGCATAGAGTAGTCATGATTAATTTTGTCTTCatgttattcttttattaacatttatttattattttatttactaaaataaatttgttttagctTTTGTGTTGCCATACCTattttttatgacatttaaatatattaaatttgaattgaatttttttaaaatcaatatattttttaatattttgtttagatgattaatgttaattataaaaacatataaatattaaataattattaataatttaaaatattaatattgatgaattttctatttaatcttgattattattttaaagtcaaagcttatcaagatttttaattgatgattgtgaaaaataaaggtttaattactgttttagttcttaaatttgTTCTAATGTTTCAAAAAGGTCCTCTAAAGATTTGGagtatcaatttagtcctttaa contains:
- the LOC114176639 gene encoding probable protein S-acyltransferase 23, which translates into the protein MASSEIEVVSSSSSVSKPNDQPLILDVFTASTHGDFNKLRTFVEQHGASVSVPDVGGYYAIQWASLNNFHDIAHYLIQHGADVNAKDNMQQTALHWAAVRGSIAAADVLMENGARIEAADLNGYRAVHVAAQYGQTAFLNHIVAKYHADFDVPDNDGRSPLHWAAYQGFADTIRLLLFRDACQGRQDKDGCTPLHWAALRGHSEACAVLVHAGTKEELMVKDNAGHTPVQLAYDKGHRHVAPFLSNQQQAHSNNWKGKVCRGVVTDIGYAPILLFIMILSLILFINSVIAAPNLGKITASVGLWAWTALSLEAAALIMFYRCSSKDPGYIKRLGDLGTQSDTEDPLLNIDLNSSSVWTGNWSQLCPTCKIIRPVRSKHCPTCKRCVEQFDHHCPWISNCVGKRNKRDFFIFICLGTLTSSVSGAVAVQRIWTSTPTLLAGETWIHYMLVQHPGLVVFLVMDAIVFIAASTLTITQTSMIARNVTTNELANSSRYDYLRGPDGRFRNPYDHGCWKNCADFLSLGYTNDDEIAWPRLQQVAT